The Dermacentor albipictus isolate Rhodes 1998 colony unplaced genomic scaffold, USDA_Dalb.pri_finalv2 scaffold_22, whole genome shotgun sequence sequence TGCCCTTTAGTGATAACAGTTGGTTGAACAATATAACACTTCAAGCACTGCTTTATCACATTTTTGCTTGCCGCTGCCCTACACTTTTGATTCAGAGCACCCCTGTACACACAGACACTTACCTTGCAGTAAACCTTGCAGTTCACTGCAAGGTTTACTGTGCTTTTGTCGAGCTTTACAATCACAACCGTGGAAGGAAGGGTTACAAGTTCACTGGTGTAAAATTGTTACATCAGGGCATACAATCGCAGCAAAAAGAGCAAAAGTTAGTAGCCGTGAACAAAAATACAGGCAGGCAGGGGATTTTCAGCATCGCTGTTGGCATTGCTATGTTTATCAAAGCACTTGGCCTTCTAAACAAGGAGTGAATTTTGCACATAAAATTTTTGTGTAATACTATGCTTATTGAAACATTAGGTAAAATACTTTTAGGCATAATTAGAGGTGCCATTTTTATGTGTGCACATAGACCAACAGCACCTAATGACCCTCTGGTGGCTTGTGTTAAAAACATGTTCGTGGTTGTGTGACGAAACGACAACTTGCTTGAGGTCGAACTCCTTGAGAAAGTTCATGGCTGTCCATGTGACACGGGTAGGAAATGTTAAAACACTTCATCTCATGCGTTGCACAGCAAATGCTTCGCACTAGCACAGATTCTCACAATGCGTGGTTCTACATAATATTTTTTTAACTCTTTTTCTTCATGGTTACCTTGGTCTTCTTTTCATTGTCTTCATGACTGCACTTAAAGAAGCAGAAATAAATGGTATGCAATTTTAGCTTTTAATGTGCACACTCCGTTCAATAAAACTAATAAAACTAAAATTCACTCATTCATTAATTTCATTCATTCAACAGCAAGAATACTGTGGGTGCCAGTGCCAAATGCTTATGATGCTTTTAGTTACATGCAAAAGTTGCCATGTGAGCATATCGCAGATATCTATTGCTTCATTTCTGCATGTTCCTCAGTGTCATGAAGTGGAACATGTCCCAGCCAAGCCCTCTGCAGAACCTGGCCAGAATTGACCAATTGGAGCAGCAGTATCCACTGTAGTTTGAGACAGCAGGTAGTTAGAGCCAAGTGTTAGCTTCTCATAGAGCCTTCTGCATGAATTTGGCCTGCAATGGAAGGCTGTCGGTGTCATTGCCAAGTGCCTATGATCAGagaaccttgtcaagctgcaaacaagcagcttttagttcttgtccCAGCATTCATTTGTGTAAGTGAATAGATgcaaataaagattgattgattgatccatCTAGAGCACCACATGAGCGTAGTTCCTTCGCATATGGACTAGAGGAAAAATAGTTTGCAAGTCAAGGAAGAGATAAGTGGTTTTGTTTGTCGAAGTAGCAAAAGAAagtacaaaaagagaaagatgggAACATCTGGTTGGAAACAATAGGGGTAAGCTTGAGGGGTTGTAGCACCTTGAGCATAAATTGTAATCCTTTTTGTTATCCTCTTGCTTGCCCTTCTATTAATTTTTTTAAGTAAAATAGCCGTaacagcattctttttttttttcctttttattgaaGGTGTATGGCACATCATTTATTCTAAATGGCAAGTCTGAGTGTGTATTTACATTTGATAGTGTATGAATGAAGCCCTATCTGCGCAACCTGCATGTCAGTGTAAGCAGCATGTGTGCACAAGGGCTACTTATAAAGCTCAAGCTATTGCAAAAACTCCAATTAAGCAGTGATGGTTAGAAGGAAAATTATATCCCTCCATGTTTCCAACAGAAGACTTCTTCAGCTTGTGGACAAGCTGGGGAAGACCATTCTTTTAGGCCACTCTAATTTTAATGTTCAGCAACTGTCTTGCTTCATCAAACAGTTCGTCATCATCCTGGAAAATATTTGCGCACATCTTCCCTGTGCTAGGGCAGTGGAGGAAGTCGTCGCCTAGTTCAGGGTTCAGTATACACAGGGAGTTGCTTGAACATTTAATAACTCTAAATAACAGCATTTGTCTTTTGTGCTGAGTAAACGATTGTACTGTTGTGAGGCATAGAAATTCTTCAAGGTCAAAATAAAAGGAGTGCTCGCCTGCATACTTAGGTTGATTAGCATGTGTGACATTTCGGGGGCACTACAGGTCCCTTGCTCACATTAACTCGTTCACTGTGATGTGGGTCACGAGTAGCCAACAGCAGTTATTCCCTTTGTGTAGCCTCTGCAGTGCGCAAGCAACATCATTACTTGAAATTAACAGAGAGAAAAAATTCTTAAGGTTGCGGTCCCACTCCAGCAGCACACACTCCGCATTTTAGTCATTGTTTGCAGATGCACtatgctgtttgcgttcattggaTGAATGTGAACTATATTGCATTGAAAAGCTTGCTTTATGCGCTTTCCAATGACACCTAGTATTATAGCCTAGCCTGCAGTGTTACTTGATGGAAATCAAAACAGTGTGAGCAAAAAACATTTTTGCTGTACTAGCCTCTGTTGTACTGCATTTCCGGCAAAACTGTGCAGCAtaacaaaataaagtttgctgTGCCTTTGAATGAATGTTATACAAGGTTTCTATGAAGAGATACTGCATGTAAATAGAAATTTATACAGACTccaataaaaattggcaaaacaATAGAAGTTTATGAATgaatatcttttttctttttcaacgcaGAACATCTAATGGTTTTCCAGACTACAGTACACTTATCATCTATGTGAAGTAGTTCCATGTTCATGAGCTATCATTACTTCACATTGTCAATTTATGACTATACTTGGTTGGACATTACCAAAGGGGCAGTACTACTCAAGCTACTCAGTACTACTCAAGCAACTCTGAAATTTTCACTAGGCAAGCAGCAAACCTTTCTCTCCATTTCTGTGAAGAGAAAATTGTCTTATGTTCATTAAGGAATCTACAAGGGAGCAGTGAATTTAGCAAATTTTTCTGCTAGCCTGGTCCATGCAAATTGACATTCTTTTTCATGTACACACTAATTCCCAATGAGTGTTGCACATTATTAGAGCCATGCGGTGTCTTGTAATTACTAGCACTCACAAGTTTTATTAAGcagtgcttgaaaaaaaaaagatttcaaatTAATAATAAATATCACAGGTGTATATTGCTGGTGACGCTATCTGTACAAAAAAAGATATCAAGCCATTTCACATCAGTTCCAACATTTGTCAGATGTGGTGCCACTAAACATCACACAGCAGGCAAAAGATTCTTTCTCCAGATTTGAGTGTTTGGCTCAGTCTAGTTGCTGCGCCTCTCCCACATTCCTTCAAGCACACGTGTCTGCAACCATACCATCAATGTAGTCCAATGAGAGCTCCCTCAATTGTAGTTGCtgggagaaaataaagaaagaaataaagcgcCGTGCACGGTACATTATGACTGCAGGCCAGCCGGTTAGACTTGTGCCATTGTTCCTAGGAGAATTGCAGATAAAGTAAGATTCCAGAAAGTTTCTGGGTGCTCGCTTTTGTTCACAAGTGACTCTGGAAGCGTTTTTGAAGGGCACACAGAACTTACCCTCGCCTCCTCCTTGTTGCCAGGCTCGTACGATGATATCTGGAAACTTGCTTTCCCGACGCGTTGAGGTGTGTTGTGTTTAGCGGAGTACTGTGTTTGCCCTATTCTGCACGATGCCGGTTGAATGATAGGATTAGCAGCAAACAGTGAGTGAGCCTTTATTTTCCCCCGACTACAGCGAAAAGTGCAGATGGCTGCGTGACCTGCAGCATTCCATGCTGCGCACAACAAACCGAATGTCATACGTTCTGACGCCCAGTGAAGTTTGAAACACGTGATTTCCAGTAGGCGGTCTTCTCCTACAAAGATATATCGTATTTACCTGCGTAATCCTCACACTCGCATAGTGCTTACACTCCCACATTGCCCATTCTCTTTTTCGAGTAATCATCGTACCATCGAACATTACTGCAGTGATTGCCATCTGCTTGTAGCGGTACATTGCAGCCGATTGGGCAGAGCTTTTCCACCATTGTATGTGCATCAGCACACACGCGCTCAAAAGTCTCTGAattgagcagaaaaaaaatgcacagaaaGTGCAAAAAAGGCAGACAACACATGTACAATTTACAAAATGTAGACTCATGACTTAGAAATAAAGGTACTTTTGATAAATAATCAATTTATGCAGTTCCTGCTTGTGTTGAGCCTGTGATCTTATTCCAAAGGCCAGTGTGAGGACTTGGCATTGGATGCCTCTGTCATGGGAAGGTAGAGACACTGTCCTTCGCGAAAGCTACAAAACAGCTGTTGGTGAAAGTTAGAAAATATCTTAGGGCTGTGCACAAGGCTATGCATGTGTGCTTGCGGTGGTCATCGTGATTGCTTGCTCTATGAGTGCTAGCCACGGTGAGCGCGTGTATGTACATTGTCTAAAGCAAACATTCTGTGCTGCCACTTATTTTACCATTTCACTGTATCGCAACTCTGAAACTTGAATGACTAAATCTCCGATACCATGTGCATAGGCTGAGCAGGCTTTCTAGTGGGTGCGTCAACACATCCACAACAGCACAGCGTGTGCGTCGGAAGTGTGCGTGATTTCTATCCCAATAAAGCAACCTAACCACATGTACTATGCTGTCTATTTCGTAGGGGTATGCGAATAGTAACTTTTGACACTGAACTGAATACTGCCAAAGATGAATGAAGTAACAATTTTTCGATTCGACACCTGAATCAATTAGGACATTATTATATACATTATTCAAATTTTGCACACCTTTACTAGTATTTCATTTCTGGAAAACTTACCTCCACAGTACACCTGCAACCTTCATGTTTATAGCTGCTGTTCCATGATAAAGTTGTACGACTGCAGTTTATTTGGGTAAACAACCAAGTAAGTGGACATAACCAATTGACAGGTTGCAAGTGTTGAAAAAACCCATATAATAAACATCTTTTATATACGCACATACACATATTCATCATGTCATTGAGTGGCACTTGTTATTTCAATCATAATGCCTTCTTTTACTCCTGTTTTTATCAGCAGAGAATACAGTGACATGCAAGCAGTATATTCTTTTGGTTGCATACCTTCCTTCACGTGACCACTTGTTGAATTCTTCATGAATAAGTTGCTTAGGCAATAGGAGCATATAAAACGTGGATGATTTCTGTGTAATATCATAATTGCGGGATGTATATTTGTACTAAGTGGTACACaagcacacccgccgtggttgctcagtggttatggtgttgggctgctgagcacgaggtcgcgggatcgaatcccggccacggcggccgcatttcgatgggggcgaaatgcgaaaacacccgtgtgcttagatttaggtgcacgttaaagaaccccaggtggtcaaaatttccggagtcctccactacggcgtgcctcataatcagaaagtggttttggcacgtaaaaccctaaatattattattacacaaGCAGGTGCATCATACGGGCATCGATATGAAGACTTGCGTGAAAGAATCCAAAAAGTTGCGTCTTTATCTGTACTAGATCATATAAATAGTATCCTTCTCAAGTTCCTCTCACAGCCCATCCCACACAAACAGTGACCTAAAAGCCATGGATGCAAAAGCACAAGGATGAAGGAATCAGAAAAAATTCTGCACCATTGCTGCATGAGGCAATCCTGGTTTTATCACATGACTTCGTATCTAGGAGTGCTGCCGTTAGTGCTTCGTTCGTGAGCTGTACAGACCGAAAAATCTCAGCTATTTGTGACATCTGTATACTGGTGCCAGAGCAGTGCAAATACTTATGACAAGCACTGCAAGGGCTTTGTGGCATGCTTCGACACGCCAACAAGTGTCAAAAAAACATTCAGCCAGCTTGTGGGACAATAGGAAACACGACGTCTTTTGAAAGTGGGAGGAGGCAATGTCCCACGCACACAAGGAGGGAAGCAGGCCATCGACAGAGAGTAGGAGCGCTTTCCACTTGCATTCGCTTACCTTGACCTTTGTGTGGATGGCGTCTGCTCATCTTCCTTCTGTTTTTGATGCATTTTTGGTGAATTGTTGTTAGCATGGGGGATGGAGACATCCCTCGCCTCCATTACCGTAACTGGATCATACAAAGTGGACGATGTgggtggaatgcgaaaacacttgtgtacttagatttaggtgcatgttaaagaacccctagtcgtccacatttccggagtccccccagtacagtgtgcctcataatgagatcgtggtttcagCACATAAAACCTCATAGTTCAAAGCGGACATTTAAGTTGTTCTGTGGCAGGTGGAGCTGTCATCAGTCGGCGTTCCTGGAAGTGGTCTCCATCTCATGTACTAGCTCAGATCAACGCTGCCTTACTTCGGCGATTGCAGGAGCCGGCACACTTGCACCAAAACATGACCGATGGTCTACGGAGATTTGTTCACCACCCTAATCCCCATTCATGTTCATGAAGTTTGAaaacagcactgaaaaaaaaaagtaatagcaGCGCTCCTTCATGAACATCTGTTTTGGGATGCACGAAGAAAATAGTGCTTTGGTTGGCTACACGCAAAGCCTTGTTGTCATGCATGTACATAAAAAGCACCCTTTTTGGCGCTCTGCAAGGCGTGCAAAAAGAGGTCTGTGTATTGTTTGCACTGCAGGAATGGAAACGAGCctgctggggggagggggggggaggcacttCTGAACGTAGGGAAATAAGCAGGTCACATGGCACATGCGGTCAAACACAACTGGTGTCAGCGGTGCACACAACTGTAATTTCTATGCACTTGCACGTGGTCCAGGGTAGCTTACAAAAGCACTGCGACTTTGGGCAGTTGGGCCTCGCCACCCCGTTGTTCCACGCGACCTAACAGTGCTGGTGACAAACTTTTTCGAAAAAGTCACTCCAcagacggctttttttttttacttagttgccctgttgtaaatattttgtttttactttatgCCAACCTTTAGCCCTACTCTTTTCCCGCCACCCCTCCTCCACTGCTGACCCCTGTTCAGGTGTCTGCAGACTGCACTAGACAGTTACTGTGGTCATtagcaatttttttctctttcctttttacagtggagctgttagaaccacGCTGGGTTTATCTTGAAgtccgcagcttcgccgagctggggggagagagctgagagagagtgaaagcagagcataaaaatagcatcgcACAGCATAGCAAagcggcgagggtgggtggagccgaGCGCCGCGGCAGGGACACAGGTGGTGCAACGTCATTGCTTTCAGATAGCAACCCCATGTACGCTTCGACGGATTTCAAGAAGCTACCAGGTACATGGCGTCGGAGCTAGCATGTATCAGAGCTAAGGTGTGTCAGAGCTAAGGTGTGTCAGTTGCTGCCGTGTCGGGTCGGTGCTGCGCCTGGCACATGACAGACGCATATGGTGTCTCAGCATATTGCTTCTGTTGCAGCGGGCACCTCAAATGATGTGCCGTCCCAACGAAACCCCCCACACAGGGAGACGGCATGGATTTTTCTGAAGCCTTAACTTcccccagctccactggtctctgatgtttgcgatagcagagccatgcATAATTTTTTATCTATCTGTTTGTAGGAACAAAGCTACATTTACCATTTAAAGCCACGAAGCTTCGTTTAGCAAGCCTGCACTTTGCAGAAtgctaaaaaaaaatttgaaaaagttGACActaggaagaaaaacaaaaaaaatattttactatcAATGTCACTCAAGGTCCCTCCATTTCAGTCTCGATCTGTCTTTATTATTACGAGTGTTGTGTTCCACCTAGGTAGTGAGCACTGTAGTCTGCAGGCCATCTACAAGACGGGCTTTCGAGGGAGCGGCCCGCATTCAAATGACAGCCACGTAAAAAGCGGCAGTGACGAACCACTTACCATGCCTATAGCCACCATCAGCAGCAGTGACTATTTTACATAGAGAAAGCTTTGACCGAGCAATTGTTGAAAGTATCAGCAGGGAGAGGGTCACCACGTGCAGCAACCAAACAGCAATGGTGCCAGGCACAGCTCATCCTGAAAAATAGGCGGTGGAGGCATTTTTCTCAGCTACAGCAGATTGCCTGTCGCAGCGTCACAACGGGGATAGACCGGAGCATGCTCCGACAGCGAAGAGCTGATTTTCTTTCCCCTTATTCCAAACATGACTGAGTGATGCCTGGTGGGAGAATCTGAACTACATGCAAAATGGCGGCTATAATACGTTCATTTTAATGTTTATGAAGACATGCCATGGCGCCATCTCTCTGTACCTTGAGGAAGTTTCATAGGAGCACAGCTCCTTGATTGCTGACTGTTGGGTCATGATGCATCAGAGGAATATGACGGGTGATGCACTGGTGTGTCATCACCTGCAGGATTTGAGACTTCTAAAAGTGCTGCTGCAGTGAATTTGTTCAAGATCCGTGTGAGAGAGTCTAACTATTTATGTGTTTGGTGATGCAGAAAGCGGATGCATATCTCAGGAACATTAACCTTCGACTGGTTTATCACATGCATTGTCGATTGGATGCATAATGGCTAAATCATAGATGCTTCTCACTTGTGATTATAGTACCAATAGAATCCCGGTCAGTGTTTTGGTTAGTGTTTATGTGACATTATGCCATGACTTTTGAGTTTGTGTTGGATTTTCTGACATTCTGATGCTGCTGAATGCTTCAAAAATTGCCGGTCTCGCTAATGGAGAACATGTCACCATTCTTGCACAAAAACTTAGATTACCTGCGGACACTTAAAAAGTTTTTCATAGAATTCCTTCAAACTTCTCTTcattccttttttcccttttttctttccATCTTCTTATGAGGCCATTGTGGTTTTCTTTTCTGTGAGGCAAACGTGTGTAGCTAGGATAGTGAGTCACTTGTATGTACCTGTGAATGAGGTGGCTTGTCCTGTATGTCAACCGATACCTTGTCCTCTTCTTCAGAACAAGGCAGCTCCACTGGGCAGGCATCGTGCACTGGACTGCGGTGCTGGCATAGGCCGCATCACCAAGCACTTGCTGCTGCCACTGTTTGACACCGTCGACATGGTGGAACAGAACCAGGCCTTTTTGGACCAAGCACCAGCTTACATCGGCCCTGAGTCAAAGCGTGTTGAAAACCTTTTCTGCGAAGGTAAATGCAAGTTGTATGCTGATAAGTTATTTTAAAAATATGCATGAACGAatacgcacttctccacatttaCATGCACATGTGTGCCAAAGATGACACAACCGAATAAATGAGGGAGAGCACTATGTCTCGCATTTAGTTTTGACTAATTGGTTGTGTCGTCATTGTGCTGGAGAAAAGCAGCATGCCAAACCAGCTGTCCATTCTTACTTTTGTGTTTCACTTGGCAAAAttgttctttgtgtttgtgtCACCACACGTTTACAGGTCTGCAGGATTTTGCCCCCAAGGAAGGCTACTATGATGTCATCTGGTGCCAATGGGTGACTGGACATCTGACGGATGCTGACCTGGTGTCATTTGTGCAGCGATGCCTCAGGGGCTTGCGTGAAAACGGCATTTTTGTCCTCAAGGACAACATCACCCAAGACAACATTGATGTTGACAACCGCGATGGAAGCATCACACGTCCCCGCCAGCTCATCCTGCAGCTCTTTGAAAAAGCTGGTGCCCAAGTGCTTGCTGACCGTAAGCAGTATCGTTTTCCCAAGGGCTTGTATGAAGTCAGGACATTTGCCGTGAGGTGATAGCACTGCACACTTGTCCAGTCACGCCGTGGTGTTGTTCCCTGCTGgttatttcttttctttgcacAAGTTGCACAAAATTAGGGGAATGATGCTGGCCGTGATTGTTACTGCTGGTTGCCTAAAATACAACAGGCGGCTGACAGATTGGATAATTACGAAATACTTGTCACTCAATGTGTGATGCACAGTGTCCATTTTGCATGCTATCCCTGTTGTTCGTCTTTCACCTGTTTCTGTCCTTATCTTTTATTGTTACAGTTGCAATTGTTTTTCCTGGTTTACGGGGAGCTTCTGGTTGACAAGAGATTGCCAGTGAGTGTACATCTACACCACCTGCACTAGTTCATGGAAGTGCTGTGCTCGAGGGCTGTTGGCAGTGCAGTACTTCTCGTAGTGCTGAAGAGAGCAAGCCCTTAAGAGCAATTCCCTTGAGAGCAAACCCATCAGGGAATAGTGAGCACTAATGCCCCTTTGCTGCAACAGGCGTTTGCAATGACCGAGACTGTTATGGTGTCCATAGTAGGTGCTCACCCCCCCTGCTACCTTCTTGCCATAACCCTTAGTAAGCACTAAACAATGCTGTGCTCAAGTTAATTAAGTTCAATGTGACTTTGCAACATGCATAGGCAATATGGCAATGTAGCACTTGGTCACGCCACGTGAGGTGATGGAACAAGTGAATAATTTGAagggcaataataataataaggaggAATACTAGATCATTTGATTAGTACAAAAGAAGATAAAGGCCACATGTCCGTTTTTTTCCTAATTTCCCGCCAAACACCAGAATGTCAGTGTTATGTCACAAATTTCGAAGTATAGTGGGACCTCATTCATACGTTTTGAAAATAACCAAGAGAAAAAGACGTATCAACCGGGAAAACGTAAGTTCCGAAGTAACTAAAAGAATTGACAGACTGAAGtgttgttgacatctacgtattGCGCAGCGTCGCACGGATCGTTGCGGCATGAGACGCTGACCCGTGTTGAGCTAGTGGTGCTCCGGCGGCCCGAGACGCGTTTTGTTTTCCTATCGCATGGTGTTTTATGAGCACGACGGGAAACCaaaacgaaattgagctggtgggcgatGGTCAgatgccgccgaagcgaaacGTGATGGCCACTTCGTGCCAGCCTGCAGCAGGAAACAGCGGCGTATTTGGATTATCGcttactaaaagcatgcagtacgctaccaatggcacaaCGCACCACGTGCTGTAAACAGAtcggtgaagatgcttatcgctaTAGGTTCGGCGGTGATTTGCTTGTACTGAAGGGAGAAACTAGGCGCAccgtcgttttcacgtgagacaggCAGCTGTATACTGTCATGCACGCCTtacgccttttcttgttcacatagaatctagtggccggaaaacgtatacgatcgcagtctgcagcatgGAACGGCGGCGtatttggattatcgcctactaaaatcGTATGCTATGCTTCCGACAGCATCACGccctgtgaaacagataggtgaagatgcttatcgcaatggGATTGACGGTGATAGCTGTCACTTCCGTGTGCGATGACCCCAGAGGTagtttgctggtaccgaaatgagaaactgagtgcgggccggcgttttcacgtgagacgggtgGGTGAGTTGCGGCGAGCAGTTATATACTGTGCTCGATCGCGCGTGCCTTGCGCTTTTTCTTATTTGCATGGTatctagtggccggaaaacgtttcatacgatcgcagtttggcgacgtactgaaccgccgaaaaatcgtgttttccgggaacatatGAACTGGTGACGCGCAATCGcatctcgcgggaagcggcccgcatactccaaatttctgacgacggcgactcgtcatcgccctcgcaaccccaaaattctatggtcttcctcctctggaccccggcacacaccgacgTTTCGATCACGGGCAAAGAGGTGGCCCCActccacggctcgaggtctcgcaCGCTGAGCCGCTGCAGATTGCGTGGCGGCCGCCTCcacccccgagagcggggcataggatctgccggatcgggacactacgacagaaatgcagcaacaagaaacacagtTGGCGTGGGgtgatcgcctaaccacgttcagagacctcacccaacactacagactcgaaagatgCACATTCCCGtcaccgcacgataaattgaacaggaCCGAGGctgtaactttacgcttgctccagacacacacctaccctagccccgccaTATTACACCATTGCTACCCACATTTAtatccaacagacgcgtgtaaaacttgcggacagagagcaacgctgcgacacatgctctgggaatgtgccggcaacaacggtaatcaaaccagctccATTCGCAACGCGTCCATAATCACGGCCGTTGCCAGAGTAcgggaaggctcgagctcgcttcttcccgacgacGGCCcagatgcgggagccgccggggaccttctccgtaggcgttgCCACCGCTGGGAGGCAGCTCTCAAAAGTTCacagctggcagaccagctctgggtcgtccggcaagccgaaggtGCCGCctgagtccaaggacttcgagctgccacctgaggccaccataacaaaaactgccggactattctttaataaagtttcttcttctcgATTGCGAATgttggcgccgggaaaacgtACATAATGGGaacatatcaacgaggttctactgtattttctCCTATTTCGGCTGTTGTGCAGGAAGAATTTCCCAAACTTGCCAAGTTAGGTCTTGTCTCTCTGGTAATATAATTTGGTACATTTTTATGAATAAAGAAATAACTAAGCCCTGctagacgctgtcaaaatccatgacatcaccgcttgttttcatttttgcatcctttctggcttaccaaggcTGCTCTTGCAGCTGGTGTGTCATGCCAGGATGTTGGCATCAGCTGCGGGAGGACATGGATCCTTTGATCATGCCTCGGGTAGTGCGCACTAATCACGGGCGAGGTTTCTCCAGTGATGCGAATAACGAAAACCGGCATAATGTACATAATATacgtaatgtaatgtaatgcgcataatgtactcacgagaagaaaaaaaatcgcatttggcgcgttcggcttgctctgccggtcgccatttttgttttggtg is a genomic window containing:
- the LOC139052385 gene encoding N-terminal Xaa-Pro-Lys N-methyltransferase 1-B-like; its protein translation is MSSAQHSDDFYNQGKAYWETIPATVDGMLGGFSEISSTDIHSSNRLLKQFRENKAAPLGRHRALDCGAGIGRITKHLLLPLFDTVDMVEQNQAFLDQAPAYIGPESKRVENLFCEGLQDFAPKEGYYDVIWCQWVTGHLTDADLVSFVQRCLRGLRENGIFVLKDNITQDNIDVDNRDGSITRPRQLILQLFEKAGAQVLADRKQYRFPKGLYEVRTFAVR